A region from the Sandaracinus amylolyticus genome encodes:
- a CDS encoding methylmalonyl-CoA mutase family protein: protein MTSHADQDLERWRALVERGLKGAPFDSLVGTTLEGIAIEPLYTERDRPSEEGVPWAPSSPLVGPVLHRADAATLDAQRREGATFVWLDAPLEDIPELPAIDGLEVLAVGTQGASLARSHVRSVSGVDVLRAAEIEAAIRAGRAALGVNVSFYRELGVDAVDELGLALASWVRALRALEARGLDVDACVRATTFAVGLGTDFFGEIAKLRALRRLVDRIASVCGARSRPFIAARTSARELAELDASNNLLRGTLAIAAGLIGGADAVACDEAAARTGRLARNLPLVLALESHLGAVADPARGSYFVESLTDSLTRAGWESFRAIEREGGDTPAVRASRIERASAARRAAVATRRKPIVGVSRFPTKEPAPPLEHGSLHDSAAFEALRARARRHAARVITLDACPPARVDFAREILAISGLPDDVVAFTDDALGDASIVILAAPDAALPVEVPAAVRALRAAGAKAIGVAAKPGAHEQALRDAGVDAFVFLGADVVAFAETLLAKASS from the coding sequence GTGACGAGCCACGCCGATCAGGATCTCGAGCGCTGGCGCGCCCTCGTCGAACGCGGGCTGAAGGGCGCGCCGTTCGATTCGCTGGTCGGCACGACGCTCGAGGGCATCGCGATCGAGCCGCTCTACACGGAGCGCGATCGACCGAGCGAAGAGGGCGTGCCGTGGGCCCCGAGCAGCCCGCTCGTCGGGCCGGTGCTCCACCGCGCCGATGCGGCGACGCTCGACGCGCAGCGCCGTGAGGGCGCGACGTTCGTATGGCTCGACGCGCCGCTCGAGGACATCCCGGAGCTGCCGGCGATCGACGGGCTCGAGGTGCTCGCGGTCGGGACGCAGGGCGCGTCGCTCGCGCGATCGCACGTGCGCTCGGTGTCCGGTGTCGACGTGCTTCGCGCTGCCGAGATCGAGGCGGCGATTCGCGCCGGTCGTGCCGCGCTCGGCGTCAACGTCTCGTTCTACCGCGAGCTCGGCGTGGACGCGGTCGACGAGCTCGGCCTCGCCCTCGCGTCTTGGGTCCGCGCGCTGCGCGCGCTCGAGGCACGCGGGCTCGATGTCGATGCGTGCGTCCGCGCGACCACGTTCGCGGTGGGGCTCGGCACGGACTTCTTCGGTGAGATCGCGAAGTTGCGTGCGCTGCGCCGGCTCGTCGATCGCATCGCGAGCGTGTGCGGCGCGCGGAGCCGTCCGTTCATCGCCGCGCGCACGTCGGCGCGCGAGCTCGCGGAGCTCGACGCGTCGAACAACCTCCTTCGCGGCACGCTCGCGATCGCCGCTGGGCTGATCGGCGGTGCCGATGCGGTCGCGTGCGACGAGGCTGCGGCGCGCACCGGCCGGCTCGCGCGCAACCTGCCGCTCGTGCTCGCGCTCGAGTCGCACCTCGGCGCGGTCGCGGATCCCGCGCGCGGGAGCTACTTCGTCGAGTCGCTCACGGATTCGCTCACGCGCGCAGGTTGGGAGTCGTTCCGTGCCATCGAGCGCGAAGGCGGAGACACGCCGGCGGTTCGTGCATCGCGCATCGAACGCGCGAGCGCGGCGCGTCGCGCTGCGGTGGCGACGCGGCGTAAGCCTATCGTCGGCGTCAGCCGGTTCCCGACGAAGGAGCCCGCGCCGCCGCTCGAGCACGGGTCGCTGCATGACTCGGCGGCTTTCGAGGCGCTCCGAGCGCGCGCCCGACGCCATGCCGCGCGCGTGATCACTCTCGACGCGTGCCCGCCTGCGCGCGTCGATTTCGCGCGCGAGATCCTCGCCATCTCCGGGCTCCCCGACGACGTCGTCGCGTTCACCGACGATGCCCTCGGCGACGCTTCGATCGTGATCCTCGCCGCGCCCGACGCCGCGCTGCCGGTCGAGGTCCCCGCCGCCGTGCGCGCGCTCCGCGCGGCCGGTGCCAAGGCCATCGGCGTCGCCGCCAAGCCCGGCGCGCACGAGCAGGCGCTGCGCGATGCGGGTGTCGACGCGTTCGTCTTTCTCGGCGCCGACGTCGTCGCGTTCGCCGAGACGCTCCTCGCGAAGGCCTCGTCATGA
- the scpA gene encoding methylmalonyl-CoA mutase produces the protein MSRIPDFASLSWDDDAATAARAADPAVVRTTPEGIAVHREYGPDDARDLPHLGSMPGFAPFVRGPYPTMYVQRPWTIRQYAGFSTAEASNAFYRRNLAAGQTGLSVAFDLATHRGYDSDHPRVSGDVGMAGVAIDSILDTRILFDSIPLDRISVSMTMNGAVLPILALFIVTAEEQGVPQSELQGTIQNDILKEFMVRNTYIYPPGPSMRIIGDIFAYTAKNMPKWNSISISGYHMQEAGATADLELGYTLADGLEYLRTGIAAGMKVDEFAPRLSFFFAIGMDFFVEIAKLRAARLLWDRIVAKFDPKDVKSRALRTHCQTSGWSLAAQDVWNNVVRTCIEAMAATQGHTQSLHTNSLDEALALPTDASARIARNTQLVLQLESGTTRPIDPWGGSYYVERLTHELAEKAWAHIEEIEKLGGMTKAIEAGIPKLRIEEAAARTQARIDSGERPIVGVNVFRPEQDDEIEILKVDNRAVREAQIARLKKLRAERDEARTQAALEALTRCARSGDGNLLALSIEAARAHATVGEITLAMEKVFGRYEAQIRVVSGVYGGEMGAQQDRVQDVRVAAARFEEKEGRRPRILVAKMGQDGHDRGQKVIATAFADLGFDVDIGPLFQTPDETARQAVENDVHVVGVSSLAAGHLTLVPELRDALAKLGRADILIVAGGVIPPQDHQSLRDAGAAAIFGPGTVIPDAAADLLALLGKHLGH, from the coding sequence ATGAGCCGCATCCCCGACTTCGCCTCGCTCTCGTGGGACGACGACGCAGCGACCGCTGCGCGCGCCGCCGACCCCGCCGTCGTGCGCACCACGCCCGAGGGCATCGCGGTCCATCGCGAGTACGGGCCCGACGACGCGCGCGATCTGCCGCACCTCGGCTCGATGCCCGGCTTCGCGCCGTTCGTCCGCGGCCCGTACCCCACGATGTACGTGCAGCGCCCGTGGACCATCCGGCAGTACGCCGGCTTCTCCACGGCCGAGGCCTCGAACGCGTTTTATCGCCGCAACCTCGCCGCCGGCCAGACCGGCCTGAGTGTCGCGTTCGATCTCGCGACGCACCGCGGATACGACAGCGATCATCCGCGCGTCAGCGGGGACGTCGGCATGGCGGGCGTCGCGATCGACTCGATCCTCGACACGCGCATCCTCTTCGACTCGATCCCGCTCGATCGCATCAGCGTCTCGATGACGATGAACGGCGCGGTGCTGCCGATCCTCGCGCTCTTCATCGTGACCGCGGAAGAGCAGGGCGTTCCGCAATCCGAGCTCCAGGGGACGATCCAGAACGACATCCTCAAGGAGTTCATGGTCCGGAACACGTACATCTATCCGCCCGGACCGAGCATGCGGATCATCGGCGACATCTTCGCGTACACCGCGAAGAACATGCCGAAATGGAACTCGATCTCCATCAGCGGCTACCACATGCAGGAGGCCGGAGCGACGGCCGATCTCGAGCTCGGCTACACGCTCGCCGACGGCCTCGAGTACCTGCGCACCGGCATCGCCGCGGGCATGAAGGTCGACGAGTTCGCGCCGCGTCTCTCGTTCTTCTTCGCGATCGGCATGGACTTCTTCGTCGAGATCGCGAAGCTGCGCGCCGCGCGCCTGCTCTGGGATCGCATCGTCGCGAAGTTCGATCCGAAGGACGTGAAGTCGCGCGCGCTGCGCACGCACTGCCAGACGAGCGGCTGGTCGCTCGCCGCGCAGGACGTGTGGAACAACGTCGTGCGCACCTGCATCGAGGCGATGGCCGCGACGCAGGGCCACACGCAGTCGCTGCACACGAACTCGCTCGACGAGGCGCTCGCGCTGCCGACCGACGCGAGCGCGCGCATCGCGCGCAACACGCAGCTCGTGCTGCAGCTCGAGAGCGGCACCACGCGCCCGATCGATCCCTGGGGCGGCAGCTACTACGTCGAGCGCCTCACGCACGAGCTCGCCGAGAAGGCGTGGGCGCACATCGAGGAGATCGAGAAGCTCGGCGGGATGACCAAGGCGATCGAGGCCGGCATCCCGAAGCTGCGCATCGAAGAGGCCGCGGCGCGGACCCAGGCGCGGATCGACTCCGGCGAGCGCCCGATCGTGGGCGTGAACGTCTTCCGCCCCGAGCAGGACGACGAGATCGAGATCCTCAAGGTCGACAACCGCGCGGTGCGCGAGGCGCAGATCGCGCGCCTGAAGAAGCTGCGCGCCGAGCGCGACGAGGCGAGGACCCAGGCCGCGCTCGAGGCGCTCACGCGTTGTGCGCGCAGCGGAGACGGCAACCTCCTCGCGCTCTCGATCGAGGCCGCGCGTGCGCACGCGACGGTCGGTGAGATCACGCTCGCGATGGAGAAGGTCTTCGGTCGCTACGAGGCGCAGATCCGCGTCGTCTCGGGCGTGTACGGAGGCGAGATGGGCGCGCAGCAGGATCGCGTGCAGGACGTCCGCGTGGCCGCCGCGCGCTTCGAGGAGAAGGAAGGTCGTCGCCCGCGCATCCTCGTCGCGAAGATGGGCCAGGACGGGCACGATCGCGGGCAGAAGGTGATCGCGACCGCGTTCGCCGATCTCGGCTTCGACGTCGACATCGGGCCGCTCTTCCAGACGCCCGACGAGACGGCGCGCCAGGCGGTCGAGAACGACGTGCACGTGGTCGGCGTCAGCTCGCTCGCCGCGGGCCACCTCACGCTGGTGCCCGAGCTGCGCGACGCGCTCGCGAAGCTCGGCCGCGCGGACATCCTGATCGTCGCGGGCGGCGTGATCCCGCCGCAGGATCACCAGTCGCTGCGCGACGCGGGCGCCGCCGCGATCTTCGGGCCCGGCACGGTGATCCCGGACGCCGCGGCGGATCTGCTCGCGCTGCTCGGCAAGCACCTCGGGCACTGA
- a CDS encoding HTH domain-containing protein: MRRPSPSVSVAPPERARIRARRARRFAPRALPGTSSRSGCAPKSPRPAEQPRDSMTFTEAAVEILRLVGRPLHYKKITELAIERNLLSHVGKAPELTMSSRLATMVKKDRGDEPILKVKPGVFALREFTAEMMALADSDEDIDLSALPPPSPQKPEPTSSAPVVVGTEEAAPPSEGGEAEPVVAAPPSVAPRRAMPGAEVFPEEEDDDQPILAGLDEEEEEEGEEGRRGRRRRRRRGKEEGGAEAEAGERAEHRGGGERERDRERDRDRGERHRERDRDRDRHRERDRDRDRDRDRDRDRDRDRDRGERPGRLPQVDLAREPAQDDLLGRDLADAVGSVLSSGEMQPLSYAQIAEQLVRRGRLVGDAAALAPTVAAAIRADAKRHERARFRYVEGRVALVDWYLPRDAVRQEKDVVRFAERQRDQVRRAFLRKLQDLPTAGFVEILATWLNAEGVSGLRAVRRPGSSAQEIHLAGVIRRGPEETRVAVLVLRDGREIAREKVVEMRGSLHHYGSASTAWIVSTGAVSPGAREEAAVAGTLPVALYDGGALAEAMESRRIGLVPVSIPISAIDLDLLDALRGRPEPVVRGERDREEGRRDREEGRRDRDERRDRDRDRERDERRERDRDRDRDRGREKEREPSPEAVTEEAAAPAEAAEITTEVGATPETMQPAQPQQEQGGDRERGGRRRRRRRRGRGGAEQAAAGEGAAGAEGGEEEDEESEAEVAEAATSAGEIAAEPEAPADEEAQALAEETAEDADERVALEDVEIGEDELEAPEEDEEDEDLDLDEREEEEDDRDASDEDESDEDDEER; the protein is encoded by the coding sequence TTGCGTCGTCCGAGCCCCTCTGTTAGCGTCGCGCCGCCCGAACGGGCGCGGATCCGCGCTCGACGCGCGCGACGATTCGCGCCTCGGGCGCTTCCAGGAACATCCTCGCGCAGCGGTTGTGCACCGAAGTCGCCCCGCCCTGCCGAGCAGCCCCGAGACTCCATGACTTTCACCGAAGCTGCGGTCGAGATCCTCCGCTTGGTCGGCCGCCCCCTGCACTACAAGAAGATCACCGAGCTCGCGATCGAGCGGAACCTGCTCTCGCACGTCGGCAAGGCGCCGGAGCTCACGATGAGCTCGCGGCTCGCGACGATGGTGAAGAAGGACCGCGGCGACGAGCCGATCCTGAAGGTGAAGCCCGGCGTCTTCGCGCTGCGCGAGTTCACCGCCGAGATGATGGCGCTGGCCGACTCCGACGAGGACATCGACCTGAGCGCGCTGCCGCCGCCCTCGCCGCAGAAGCCCGAGCCGACGTCGAGCGCGCCCGTCGTGGTCGGCACCGAAGAGGCTGCACCGCCGAGCGAAGGCGGCGAGGCCGAGCCGGTGGTCGCCGCGCCGCCGTCGGTCGCGCCGCGTCGCGCGATGCCGGGCGCCGAGGTGTTCCCCGAAGAAGAGGACGACGATCAGCCGATCCTCGCGGGGCTCGACGAAGAGGAAGAAGAAGAGGGCGAGGAGGGCCGTCGCGGCCGTCGTCGCCGTCGCCGTCGCGGCAAGGAAGAGGGCGGCGCCGAGGCCGAGGCTGGCGAGCGCGCCGAGCACCGCGGTGGCGGTGAGCGCGAGCGCGATCGGGAGCGCGATCGAGACCGCGGTGAGCGGCATCGGGAGCGGGATCGCGATCGAGACCGGCATCGCGAGCGCGATCGGGATCGTGATCGGGATCGGGATCGGGATCGGGATCGGGATCGCGACCGTGACCGGGGCGAGCGGCCGGGGCGTCTGCCGCAGGTGGATCTCGCGCGTGAGCCCGCGCAGGACGATCTGCTCGGGCGCGACCTCGCCGACGCGGTCGGGTCGGTGCTCTCGTCGGGCGAGATGCAGCCGCTGAGCTACGCGCAGATCGCGGAGCAGCTCGTGCGGCGCGGACGTCTCGTGGGTGATGCCGCCGCGCTGGCGCCGACGGTGGCGGCGGCGATCCGCGCCGACGCGAAGCGCCACGAGCGGGCTCGCTTCCGCTACGTCGAAGGGCGCGTCGCGCTGGTCGACTGGTATCTGCCGCGCGACGCGGTCCGCCAGGAGAAGGACGTGGTGCGCTTCGCGGAGCGCCAGCGCGACCAGGTGCGTCGCGCGTTCCTCCGCAAGCTGCAGGATCTCCCGACGGCCGGGTTCGTCGAGATCCTCGCGACGTGGCTCAACGCGGAAGGCGTCTCGGGGCTGCGCGCGGTGCGTCGCCCGGGCAGCTCGGCGCAGGAGATCCACCTCGCGGGCGTCATCCGTCGCGGCCCCGAGGAGACCCGCGTCGCGGTGCTGGTCCTGCGCGACGGGCGCGAGATCGCGCGCGAGAAGGTCGTCGAGATGCGCGGCTCGCTGCACCACTACGGCAGCGCGTCGACGGCGTGGATCGTGAGCACCGGCGCGGTGTCGCCGGGCGCGCGTGAAGAAGCAGCGGTCGCGGGCACCCTGCCGGTCGCGCTCTACGACGGTGGCGCGCTGGCGGAGGCGATGGAGTCGCGGCGCATCGGCCTGGTGCCGGTGTCGATCCCGATCTCCGCGATCGACCTCGATCTGCTCGACGCGCTGCGTGGCCGGCCCGAGCCGGTCGTGCGCGGCGAGCGCGATCGCGAGGAGGGTCGTCGTGATCGCGAGGAGGGTCGTCGTGATCGCGACGAGCGCCGGGATCGTGATCGAGATCGAGAGCGCGACGAACGCCGCGAGCGGGATCGAGATCGCGACCGGGATCGCGGGCGCGAGAAGGAGCGCGAGCCGAGCCCCGAGGCCGTGACCGAAGAAGCGGCCGCGCCTGCCGAGGCGGCCGAGATCACCACCGAGGTCGGCGCCACGCCCGAGACGATGCAGCCGGCGCAGCCCCAGCAGGAACAGGGCGGCGATCGCGAGCGCGGTGGGCGTCGTCGTCGTCGTCGTCGCCGCGGCCGTGGGGGCGCGGAGCAGGCCGCCGCAGGCGAGGGCGCGGCGGGCGCCGAGGGCGGCGAGGAAGAGGACGAGGAGAGCGAGGCCGAGGTCGCGGAGGCGGCGACCAGCGCCGGCGAGATCGCGGCCGAGCCCGAGGCGCCGGCCGACGAAGAGGCGCAGGCCCTCGCGGAGGAGACCGCCGAGGACGCGGACGAGCGCGTCGCGCTCGAGGACGTCGAGATCGGCGAGGACGAGCTCGAGGCGCCCGAAGAGGACGAAGAAGACGAGGACCTCGACCTCGACGAGCGCGAGGAAGAAGAGGACGATCGGGACGCGTCCGACGAGGACGAGTCGGACGAGGACGACGAGGAGCGGTGA
- a CDS encoding HEAT repeat domain-containing protein, which produces MLSNTMLSSREVGSRPIERRGTPGTWARRLVIAAALCMGVPCGVAATIAIAPSVVHAQSMSDEEYQTAMTQLRNGSPEERASAADLLGRRAYRQREQISPVLREMIRNDTDWRVRASAGRALGRLGTRDAVPDLVRALRDPVVDVRVVAAAAIWRLPDPAAVPALIELLGDADGSARQWAALALGVIRDTRATPALIRLLGDPEKSVRLDVIRSLGRIRDASSVQPLEAYVRNDAHDLDERVEAVSSLAALQGPEKVDALVRLLEHPSRDVRQRVIESLGQVGDALVVPSLRRRRGSEVGAMRNSIDQAITEIEERGRGGTAGGGAPLQLPPG; this is translated from the coding sequence ATGCTTTCGAACACGATGCTCTCGTCGCGCGAGGTGGGGTCGCGACCCATCGAGCGCCGTGGGACGCCCGGGACGTGGGCGCGGCGTCTCGTGATCGCGGCCGCGTTGTGCATGGGCGTCCCGTGCGGGGTCGCCGCGACGATCGCGATCGCACCCTCGGTCGTGCATGCGCAGAGCATGAGCGACGAGGAGTACCAGACCGCCATGACGCAGCTGCGGAACGGATCGCCCGAGGAGCGGGCGTCCGCGGCCGATCTGCTGGGGCGTCGTGCGTATCGCCAGCGCGAGCAGATCTCGCCGGTGCTCCGCGAGATGATCCGGAACGACACCGACTGGCGCGTGCGTGCGTCGGCGGGGCGCGCGCTGGGTCGGCTCGGGACGCGCGATGCGGTGCCGGATCTCGTGCGTGCGCTTCGTGATCCGGTCGTCGACGTGCGGGTCGTCGCCGCGGCGGCGATCTGGCGCCTGCCCGATCCCGCGGCGGTGCCCGCGCTGATCGAGCTGCTCGGGGACGCCGACGGCTCGGCGCGCCAGTGGGCCGCGCTCGCGCTCGGTGTGATCCGCGACACCCGGGCGACGCCGGCGCTGATCCGGCTGCTCGGCGACCCCGAGAAGAGCGTGCGGCTCGACGTGATCCGCTCGCTGGGGCGCATCCGCGACGCGTCCTCGGTGCAGCCGCTCGAGGCGTACGTGCGGAACGACGCGCACGATCTCGACGAGCGCGTCGAGGCGGTCTCGTCGCTCGCCGCGCTGCAGGGGCCGGAGAAGGTCGACGCGTTGGTGCGCCTGCTCGAGCATCCCTCGCGCGACGTGCGGCAGCGCGTGATCGAGTCGCTCGGTCAGGTCGGCGACGCGCTCGTCGTGCCCTCGCTGCGTCGTCGTCGCGGCTCCGAGGTCGGCGCGATGCGGAATTCGATCGACCAGGCGATCACGGAGATCGAGGAGCGCGGGCGAGGCGGCACCGCGGGCGGCGGCGCGCCGCTGCAGCTCCCGCCGGGCTGA
- a CDS encoding serine/threonine protein kinase: MRICELCGARYRGTPTTCPLDGGRLLELPDPLLGRTIVGRYLVVEKIGAGGMGVVYRARDASSASDVALKFLLPDLSAEVTNRQRFLREAKAANRIDHENIIDVMDFGETDGQVFLVMEFLQGIALAEEIARGPLGVSRSIDIAMQCASALARAHELDVVHRDIKPENIYLVADATRRDFVKLLDFGLAHMKGELRLTASGAVFGTPEYMAPEQARGAPLTGLADLYALGCVLFEMLTGTPPFKGTTPDLILKHMREPAPLPSTRAPGVPPELDAVVAKLLDKQPQRRHRDAYHLLEDLRRIADRLPAPRSAAPGSDTLINRETAPRVPSLSLPADSVASVLPGTWEQRVTVFRQMVSRAYPGHTEPEWIVPSIDALQSRIAEVRTLERELHGVTEQAKEREAASRATRLRVGRAIGELGRDESRTLGRLDELASVLSDARRRLVDSEAKLARMMRGLHTLGATVSRESASTLREVGGIAAQWIEIDAQVTTALREIAVCERERDDLRFQISQLKGRLGTSGAELEIELGAIRERAAQLGAEREAAVDDLQERALVLLRHFSAFPELQDAVRSASFAPDGRERVAPARR; the protein is encoded by the coding sequence GTGAGGATCTGCGAGCTCTGCGGCGCTCGATATCGCGGCACGCCGACGACGTGCCCGCTCGACGGCGGGCGCCTCCTCGAGCTGCCCGATCCGCTGCTCGGCCGGACGATCGTCGGACGCTACCTCGTCGTCGAGAAGATCGGCGCGGGCGGGATGGGCGTGGTCTACCGCGCGCGCGACGCGTCGAGCGCGAGCGACGTGGCGCTGAAGTTCCTGCTGCCCGATCTCTCGGCGGAGGTGACGAACCGGCAGCGCTTCCTTCGCGAGGCGAAGGCCGCGAACCGGATCGATCACGAGAACATCATCGACGTGATGGACTTCGGGGAGACCGACGGGCAGGTCTTCCTGGTGATGGAGTTCCTCCAGGGCATCGCGCTCGCGGAGGAGATCGCGCGCGGTCCGCTCGGCGTCTCGCGATCGATCGACATCGCGATGCAGTGCGCGAGCGCGCTGGCGCGGGCGCACGAGCTCGACGTCGTGCACCGCGACATCAAGCCGGAGAACATCTATCTCGTCGCCGACGCGACGCGCCGCGACTTCGTGAAGCTGCTCGACTTCGGGCTCGCGCACATGAAGGGCGAGCTGCGGCTCACCGCGAGCGGCGCGGTGTTCGGCACGCCCGAGTACATGGCGCCGGAGCAAGCGCGCGGCGCGCCGCTCACCGGGCTCGCGGATCTCTACGCGCTCGGGTGCGTGCTGTTCGAGATGCTGACCGGGACGCCGCCCTTCAAGGGCACGACGCCCGATCTGATCCTGAAGCACATGCGCGAGCCCGCGCCGCTGCCGTCGACGCGCGCGCCGGGAGTGCCGCCCGAGCTCGACGCGGTCGTCGCGAAGCTGCTCGACAAGCAGCCGCAGCGCAGGCACCGCGACGCGTACCACCTGCTCGAGGATCTGCGTCGGATCGCGGATCGCCTGCCCGCGCCGCGCAGCGCGGCGCCGGGGAGCGACACGCTGATCAACCGCGAGACCGCGCCGCGCGTGCCGTCGCTCTCGCTGCCGGCGGACTCGGTCGCGTCGGTGCTGCCGGGCACGTGGGAGCAGCGCGTCACGGTGTTCCGGCAGATGGTCTCGCGCGCGTACCCGGGGCACACCGAGCCCGAGTGGATCGTGCCCTCGATCGACGCGCTGCAGTCGCGGATCGCCGAGGTGCGCACGCTCGAGCGCGAGCTGCACGGCGTGACCGAGCAGGCGAAGGAGCGCGAAGCGGCGTCGCGCGCGACGCGCCTCCGCGTGGGGCGCGCGATCGGCGAGCTGGGGCGCGACGAGTCGCGCACGCTCGGCAGGCTCGACGAGCTCGCGTCGGTGCTCTCGGACGCGCGACGTCGTCTCGTCGACAGCGAGGCGAAGCTCGCGCGGATGATGCGCGGCCTGCACACGCTCGGCGCCACGGTGTCACGCGAGAGCGCGTCCACGCTTCGAGAGGTGGGCGGGATCGCGGCGCAGTGGATCGAGATCGATGCACAGGTCACGACCGCGCTCCGCGAGATCGCGGTGTGCGAGCGAGAGCGCGACGATCTGCGGTTCCAGATCTCCCAGCTGAAAGGACGGCTCGGCACGTCGGGCGCGGAGCTGGAGATCGAGCTCGGCGCGATCCGGGAGCGCGCGGCGCAGCTCGGCGCCGAGCGCGAGGCCGCGGTCGACGATCTGCAGGAGCGCGCGCTCGTGCTGCTGCGGCACTTCTCGGCGTTCCCCGAGCTGCAGGACGCGGTGAGGTCCGCGTCGTTCGCGCCGGACGGCCGCGAACGCGTCGCTCCCGCGCGTCGGTGA
- a CDS encoding D-alanine--D-alanine ligase, which translates to MKSGGKQFGRVGVLMGGLGAERDISLATGEAIAKALEERGHDVVRVIVDRDVDRVLRQTPIDVAFLALHGTYGEDGCIQGMLEMMGIPYTGSGVLASALAMDKLKSKELFRLYNVPTPPYYVAESDQLDRLEELHGSFGFPVFVKPRRSGSSVGAGKANDMAELRARCEDAARYDRSILVERFVAGKEVRVAVLDGRALGAIEIVPKGEFYDYRSKYSKGRSEYHFPARLAPTRYKGVLTLAERAHRALGCEGATGVDLLVTEGENEYVLEVNTIPGMTPTSLLPKIAAGAGYDFGDLCEAILSRAALGAPSDAERDEDGAVGDGAAVVAAE; encoded by the coding sequence ATGAAGAGCGGTGGCAAGCAGTTCGGGCGCGTCGGTGTGCTGATGGGGGGCCTCGGCGCCGAGCGCGACATCTCGCTCGCGACCGGTGAGGCGATCGCGAAAGCGCTCGAGGAGCGCGGCCACGACGTGGTGCGCGTCATCGTCGATCGCGACGTGGACCGCGTGCTGCGCCAGACCCCGATCGACGTCGCGTTCCTCGCGCTGCACGGCACGTACGGCGAGGACGGCTGCATCCAGGGGATGCTGGAGATGATGGGCATCCCGTACACGGGATCCGGCGTGCTCGCGAGCGCGCTCGCGATGGACAAGCTGAAGAGCAAGGAGCTCTTCCGCCTCTACAACGTGCCGACGCCGCCGTACTACGTCGCGGAGTCGGATCAGCTCGACCGGCTCGAGGAGCTGCACGGCTCGTTCGGCTTCCCGGTGTTCGTGAAGCCGCGTCGCTCCGGGTCGAGCGTGGGCGCCGGCAAGGCGAACGACATGGCCGAGCTGCGGGCGCGCTGTGAGGATGCCGCTCGCTACGACCGGTCGATCCTCGTGGAGCGCTTCGTCGCCGGTAAGGAAGTGCGCGTCGCGGTGCTCGACGGGCGCGCGCTCGGTGCGATCGAGATCGTGCCGAAGGGCGAGTTCTACGACTACCGCAGCAAGTACTCGAAGGGCCGCAGCGAGTACCACTTCCCCGCGCGCCTCGCGCCGACCCGCTACAAGGGCGTGCTCACGCTCGCGGAGCGCGCGCACCGTGCGCTCGGCTGCGAGGGCGCGACGGGCGTCGATCTCCTCGTGACCGAGGGGGAGAACGAGTACGTGCTCGAGGTCAACACGATCCCGGGCATGACGCCGACGTCGCTCCTTCCGAAGATCGCGGCGGGCGCGGGCTACGACTTCGGGGATCTCTGCGAGGCGATCCTGTCGCGCGCGGCGCTCGGCGCGCCGTCGGACGCGGAGCGCGACGAGGACGGCGCGGTCGGCGACGGCGCGGCGGTCGTCGCGGCGGAGTGA
- the meaB gene encoding methylmalonyl Co-A mutase-associated GTPase MeaB translates to MRVELSIDELVDGVRSSDRAVLGRALTLVESNAARHRARAEALLTRLLPFSGRAIRVGITGVPGAGKSTFLEALGTRLTGEGKRVAVLAVDPTSSKSGGSILGDKTRMAKLSRDERAFVRPSPSGGALGGVARKTREALLVCEAAGFDVVIVETVGVGQSETAVAAMVDTFVLLWLPSSGDELQGIKRGIVELADVVVVNKADGERIAAAERASSELTAALRYLAPATPGWTTPVLTASALEGTNVDAVWRAIEGHRDTLQRVGELDRRRRDQEIAAMWSAVESELRHRLHADPAVRALATQLERDVASRAIPAAVAASRVADAFTQR, encoded by the coding sequence ATGCGCGTCGAGCTCTCGATCGACGAGCTCGTCGACGGAGTGCGCTCGTCGGATCGCGCGGTCCTCGGTCGCGCGCTCACGCTCGTCGAGAGCAACGCCGCGCGTCATCGCGCGCGCGCCGAGGCGCTGCTCACGCGGCTCTTGCCGTTCTCGGGCCGCGCGATCCGCGTCGGGATCACGGGCGTGCCCGGCGCGGGCAAGAGCACGTTCCTCGAGGCGCTCGGCACGCGGCTCACGGGCGAAGGCAAGCGCGTGGCGGTGCTCGCCGTCGATCCGACGAGCAGCAAGAGCGGCGGATCGATCCTCGGCGACAAGACTCGCATGGCGAAGCTCTCGCGCGACGAGCGCGCGTTCGTGCGACCGAGCCCGAGCGGCGGCGCGCTCGGCGGGGTCGCGCGCAAGACGCGCGAAGCGCTCCTCGTCTGCGAGGCCGCAGGGTTCGACGTGGTGATCGTCGAGACCGTCGGCGTCGGACAGAGCGAGACCGCGGTCGCGGCGATGGTCGACACGTTCGTGCTGCTCTGGCTGCCGAGCTCGGGCGACGAGCTGCAGGGCATCAAGCGCGGCATCGTCGAGCTCGCGGACGTCGTCGTCGTGAACAAGGCCGACGGCGAGCGCATCGCCGCGGCCGAGCGCGCGTCGTCGGAGCTCACGGCCGCGCTGCGCTACCTCGCGCCCGCGACGCCCGGGTGGACCACGCCCGTGCTCACCGCGAGCGCGCTCGAAGGCACGAACGTCGACGCGGTGTGGCGCGCGATCGAAGGCCATCGCGACACGCTCCAGCGCGTGGGCGAGCTCGACCGCCGCCGTCGCGATCAGGAGATCGCCGCGATGTGGAGCGCGGTCGAGAGCGAGCTGCGACACCGTCTCCACGCCGATCCCGCGGTGCGCGCGCTCGCGACGCAGCTCGAGCGCGACGTCGCATCGCGCGCGATCCCCGCGGCGGTCGCGGCCTCGCGCGTCGCCGACGCGTTCACGCAGCGTTAG